In the Kribbella sp. NBC_00482 genome, one interval contains:
- a CDS encoding LacI family DNA-binding transcriptional regulator, which translates to MTTIYDVARRSGVSPATVSRVLSGRRNVDPELSEKVRAAVAELGYRPNGVARNLRKSSTNLWAVVISDIENPFFTSLVRGLEDVAQTEGYHVVLCNSDEDSAKEAAYASAVLTDQMAGVVISPTSTAEGVHLLANAKIPLVMIDRRVEGVEADTVLVDNEHGAFEGVKHLIDGGYRRIACITGPRKVSTAMDRLAGYRSALRAGGIRYDKDLVRHADFREAGGYAAMESLLELPDPPEALFATNNLMTVGALECLAKKGLRAPDDIAIVGFDDIPWADLVVPSLTTVAQPTYELGRTAGLLLKDRTASPGRPPSTVTLRTELHIRATSAPKK; encoded by the coding sequence ATGACGACGATCTACGACGTCGCGCGTAGGTCGGGGGTGTCACCGGCGACGGTGTCACGCGTGCTGAGCGGCCGGCGGAACGTCGACCCCGAGCTGTCCGAGAAGGTCCGGGCCGCGGTCGCGGAGCTCGGGTACCGACCCAACGGGGTCGCGCGGAACCTGCGCAAGTCCTCGACGAACCTCTGGGCGGTCGTCATCTCGGACATCGAGAACCCGTTCTTCACCTCGCTGGTCCGCGGGCTCGAGGACGTCGCGCAGACCGAGGGGTACCACGTCGTACTCTGCAACTCCGACGAGGACTCCGCGAAGGAAGCGGCGTACGCCTCGGCGGTCCTGACCGACCAGATGGCCGGCGTGGTGATCTCCCCGACCTCGACGGCCGAGGGCGTTCATCTGCTCGCGAACGCGAAGATCCCGCTCGTGATGATCGACCGCCGCGTCGAAGGTGTCGAGGCCGACACGGTGCTGGTCGACAACGAGCACGGCGCCTTCGAGGGCGTCAAACACCTGATCGACGGCGGGTACCGGCGGATCGCCTGCATCACCGGCCCGCGCAAGGTGTCGACGGCGATGGACCGGCTGGCCGGGTACCGGTCGGCGCTGCGGGCCGGCGGGATCCGGTACGACAAGGACCTGGTCCGGCACGCCGACTTCCGCGAGGCCGGCGGGTACGCCGCGATGGAAAGCCTGCTCGAACTCCCCGATCCGCCCGAGGCGCTGTTCGCCACCAACAACCTGATGACCGTCGGCGCCCTGGAATGCCTCGCGAAGAAGGGCCTGCGCGCACCGGACGACATCGCGATCGTGGGCTTCGACGACATCCCCTGGGCCGACCTCGTCGTCCCCAGCCTGACGACCGTCGCCCAGCCGACCTACGAACTCGGCCGCACCGCCGGCCTCCTCCTGAAGGACCGAACTGCCTCCCCCGGCCGCCCACCCTCCACAGTCACCCTCCGCACCGAACTCCACATCCGAGCGACGTCCGCCCCGAAGAAGTAA
- a CDS encoding GH92 family glycosyl hydrolase has translation MIESGGGPGGSTSSRAGFSGVDGTRYSGTSGGRLEVGLPGAGRVVAVGDRLRYKVYPDLDAGLSYSATYVAVEVVFADGTRLDGARDQYGQAADAAGQGAAKILYADQWNDVQVDLTAAAGKTIAQLVLVVDAPEAGHEFAGWIDDVEIGPAPAEPDGSDLTEYVDTRRGTNASHDFSRGNTLPITAWPNGFNFLTPVTNASTHRWPYEYHRANNADNRPELQGLTFSHQPSPWMGDRDQLTIMPVAAAAPLGDPAERAAAFSHDDETARPDLYAVDLANGVRAELTPTDHGAIFRFTFPQDAPGRHLIFDTIDENGAFEYDGNAVTGWVENGSETGRTRMYCYGEFSTAPTAFGEAHGGRANARAATFDVPEVTLRFATSFIGVDQARHSLKLELAGRSFEEIQAAAKAVWNERLQVIRPEGATPPQLRTVYGNLYRLNLYPNSHFENAGTPDAPEYRYASPVLPTVGTATARETNAVVKAGKMYVNSGFWDTYRTAWPAYAFFYPALTAELVDGFVQQYRDGGWIARWSSPGYADCMTGTSSDVSFADAYLKGVTLPDPLATYDAGLRNATVAPEATEVGRKGVETGFFAGYVSTDTEESVSWSLEAYLNDFALAEMATRLADDHPERRDQLLEEAEYLRRRSLNYVLLFDNDINFFQGRRPDGAFAKSTADFDPEEWGGDFTETDGWNFAFHVAHDPRGLANLYGGPRGLEAKLDAFFATPELAVKKGTYSIVIHEMLEAQAVRMGQFGFSNQPAHHIAWMYNYTGTPAKTQAIAREVLDRLYVGEQIGQGYPGDEDNGEMSAWYLFAALGLYPLRVGAPEYAIGSALFPRVTLKPLGGKPLTITATNPEHPYVQELQVDGKHLSVASITHADLTAADQIQFTLGAEPSDWATLEHPPALTSDDAVATPLVDLIPVDPNNPLFDDTSTTETTVEQATWSLPAPATPTLYTLTSGSANAPTTWQLEASTDGTTWTLIDERTNQTFPWPHQTRPFTIKTPANYQHYRLTTPTPTTLAQLELLH, from the coding sequence GTCGACCAGTTCGCGGGCTGGGTTCAGTGGGGTTGACGGGACTCGGTACTCGGGGACGTCGGGTGGGCGGCTGGAAGTTGGGTTGCCTGGTGCGGGGCGGGTTGTCGCGGTGGGGGATCGGTTGCGGTACAAGGTTTATCCGGACCTCGACGCGGGACTGAGCTACTCGGCGACGTACGTGGCCGTCGAGGTGGTGTTTGCGGACGGGACGCGGCTGGACGGGGCGCGGGACCAGTACGGGCAGGCTGCTGATGCCGCGGGGCAGGGCGCCGCGAAGATCCTGTACGCCGACCAATGGAACGACGTACAGGTCGATCTGACCGCGGCCGCGGGGAAGACGATCGCGCAGCTCGTGCTCGTGGTGGATGCGCCCGAGGCAGGTCACGAGTTCGCGGGATGGATCGACGACGTCGAGATCGGCCCGGCGCCGGCGGAGCCCGATGGGTCGGATCTGACGGAGTACGTCGACACGCGCCGCGGAACCAACGCCAGCCACGACTTCTCCCGCGGGAACACGCTCCCGATCACCGCCTGGCCGAACGGCTTCAACTTCCTCACGCCGGTCACGAACGCCTCGACGCACCGCTGGCCGTACGAGTACCACCGCGCCAACAACGCGGACAACCGCCCCGAGCTGCAGGGCCTCACGTTCTCGCACCAGCCGAGCCCGTGGATGGGCGACCGCGATCAGCTGACGATCATGCCGGTCGCCGCCGCAGCGCCGCTGGGCGATCCCGCCGAGCGTGCCGCCGCGTTCAGTCACGACGACGAGACCGCCCGCCCCGACCTGTACGCGGTCGACCTCGCGAACGGTGTCCGCGCGGAGCTCACCCCGACCGACCACGGCGCGATCTTCCGCTTCACGTTCCCGCAGGACGCGCCTGGACGGCACCTGATCTTCGACACGATCGACGAGAACGGCGCCTTCGAGTACGACGGGAACGCGGTCACCGGCTGGGTCGAGAACGGCTCGGAAACCGGTCGCACCCGCATGTACTGCTACGGCGAGTTCTCCACGGCTCCCACCGCGTTCGGCGAAGCGCACGGTGGTCGAGCCAACGCCCGCGCCGCGACGTTCGACGTACCTGAGGTGACGCTGCGGTTCGCGACGTCCTTCATCGGCGTCGACCAGGCCCGTCACAGCCTCAAGCTCGAGCTCGCGGGCCGGTCCTTCGAGGAGATCCAGGCCGCGGCCAAGGCGGTGTGGAACGAGCGCCTGCAGGTCATCCGGCCGGAGGGCGCGACGCCGCCGCAGCTGCGGACCGTGTACGGCAACCTGTACCGGCTCAACCTCTACCCGAACTCACACTTCGAGAACGCGGGTACGCCGGACGCACCGGAGTACCGCTACGCCAGCCCGGTCCTGCCGACGGTCGGTACGGCGACCGCGCGCGAGACGAATGCGGTCGTGAAGGCCGGCAAGATGTACGTGAACAGCGGGTTCTGGGATACGTACCGGACCGCGTGGCCGGCGTACGCATTCTTCTACCCGGCGCTGACCGCGGAGCTGGTCGACGGATTCGTGCAGCAGTACCGCGACGGGGGCTGGATCGCTCGTTGGTCCTCGCCCGGGTACGCGGACTGCATGACCGGGACGAGCTCGGACGTGTCGTTCGCGGACGCGTACCTCAAGGGCGTGACGCTGCCCGACCCGTTGGCGACGTACGACGCCGGCTTGCGGAACGCGACCGTCGCGCCGGAGGCGACCGAGGTCGGGCGGAAGGGCGTCGAGACCGGGTTCTTCGCCGGGTACGTGAGCACCGACACCGAGGAGAGCGTGTCGTGGTCGCTCGAGGCGTACCTGAACGACTTCGCGCTGGCAGAGATGGCCACCCGCCTGGCCGACGACCATCCCGAGCGTCGTGATCAGCTGCTGGAGGAAGCGGAGTACCTGCGGCGCAGGTCGCTGAACTACGTGCTGCTGTTCGACAACGACATCAACTTCTTCCAGGGGCGCCGTCCGGATGGCGCATTCGCGAAGTCGACAGCTGACTTCGACCCCGAGGAGTGGGGCGGCGACTTCACCGAGACCGACGGGTGGAACTTCGCGTTCCACGTTGCGCACGACCCGCGCGGCCTGGCCAACCTGTACGGCGGACCGCGCGGCCTGGAGGCGAAACTCGACGCGTTCTTCGCGACCCCCGAACTCGCGGTGAAGAAGGGCACGTACTCGATCGTCATCCACGAGATGCTCGAGGCGCAGGCCGTCCGGATGGGGCAGTTCGGTTTCTCCAACCAGCCGGCGCACCACATCGCCTGGATGTACAACTACACCGGTACGCCGGCCAAGACCCAGGCGATCGCCCGCGAGGTCCTCGACCGGCTGTACGTCGGCGAGCAGATCGGCCAGGGCTACCCGGGTGACGAGGACAACGGCGAGATGTCCGCGTGGTACCTGTTCGCCGCACTGGGCCTCTACCCGCTGCGCGTCGGCGCCCCCGAGTACGCGATCGGCTCGGCGCTGTTTCCCCGCGTCACACTCAAGCCGCTCGGTGGGAAGCCTTTGACGATCACCGCGACCAACCCCGAACACCCTTACGTACAAGAGCTCCAGGTCGACGGCAAGCACTTGTCCGTAGCATCCATCACCCACGCGGACCTGACCGCCGCCGATCAAATCCAATTCACGCTAGGCGCCGAACCATCCGACTGGGCGACCCTGGAACACCCACCGGCGCTCACCTCCGACGACGCCGTCGCCACACCCCTCGTCGACCTCATCCCTGTCGACCCGAACAACCCGCTCTTCGACGACACCTCCACCACCGAAACCACCGTCGAACAAGCCACGTGGTCCCTCCCCGCCCCCGCAACCCCGACCCTCTACACCCTGACATCGGGCTCAGCGAACGCCCCCACCACCTGGCAACTAGAAGCCTCCACCGACGGCACCACGTGGACCCTCATCGACGAACGAACCAACCAAACCTTCCCCTGGCCCCACCAAACCCGCCCATTCACCATCAAAACCCCCGCCAACTACCAGCACTACCGCCTAACCACCCCCACACCAACAACCCTCGCCCAACTAGAACTCCTCCACTGA
- a CDS encoding ribokinase, which produces MNDVCVLGSFMKDLVASAERRPLPGETLHGTGFAEFLGGKGVNQAIAAARMGARTAIVGTIGEDRYGEEFLELLSANGVDTSWVVRHPSLGTGVGLPLVLPDGGNSIIIVSRANAAITALDVEAATGVLTASKVLSVQLELPVEASHTALRLASAAGVTTILTPAPVGPVDPVLASYVDILVPNEVEAAALTGLDCEDESQVPMIARKLAEDWDLRACVVTLGARGAYVLDRVGGFEERISAHEVDTVDTVGAGDAFCGSLAASLADGAELVDAVRLANAAGALSTTVNGAADSAPSHAAALALLDGAPATP; this is translated from the coding sequence ATGAATGATGTCTGTGTGCTCGGATCGTTCATGAAGGATCTGGTCGCGTCGGCGGAGCGGCGGCCGTTGCCGGGCGAGACGCTGCACGGCACCGGGTTCGCGGAGTTCCTCGGCGGCAAGGGCGTGAACCAGGCGATCGCGGCGGCGCGGATGGGTGCGCGGACGGCGATCGTCGGGACGATCGGCGAGGACCGGTACGGCGAGGAGTTCCTGGAACTGCTGTCGGCGAACGGGGTCGACACCTCGTGGGTCGTGCGGCACCCGTCGCTCGGCACCGGGGTCGGACTGCCGCTGGTGCTGCCGGACGGCGGAAACTCGATCATCATCGTGTCCCGCGCGAACGCGGCGATCACCGCGCTGGACGTCGAGGCGGCAACGGGCGTACTGACCGCGAGCAAGGTGCTGAGCGTGCAACTCGAGCTCCCGGTCGAGGCGAGCCACACCGCCCTCCGGCTCGCCTCGGCCGCGGGCGTCACCACGATCCTGACACCGGCCCCGGTCGGACCGGTCGACCCGGTACTGGCGTCGTACGTCGACATCCTGGTGCCGAACGAGGTGGAGGCCGCTGCGCTCACCGGACTGGACTGCGAGGACGAGTCACAGGTGCCGATGATCGCGCGCAAACTCGCCGAGGACTGGGACCTGCGGGCCTGCGTGGTGACGCTCGGGGCTCGAGGCGCCTATGTCCTGGACCGGGTCGGTGGGTTCGAGGAGCGGATCAGCGCCCACGAGGTCGACACCGTCGACACGGTCGGCGCCGGCGACGCGTTCTGCGGTTCGCTGGCCGCGTCGCTCGCGGACGGGGCCGAACTGGTGGACGCCGTACGACTGGCGAACGCGGCAGGCGCCCTGTCCACCACGGTGAACGGCGCCGCCGACTCCGCCCCTTCACACGCCGCAGCGCTGGCACTTCTGGATGGAGCGCCGGCGACACCATGA
- a CDS encoding DUF4185 domain-containing protein, with the protein MKRGALLALLPLVFGAATLLTQSSNPQEAATVNAIGTAQVESKGTPSKSDGDLWPSCWAGNDRLYAANGDGKGFSVDGDFADIAVSEITGTPGNLSGATISRADQVGSVWSGAGYNRKPTGMVCVGDTMYLAVQDLALDFNDVPAATILKSTDHGRTWTWDKSKPMFKDHVFTTIWFADFGKGGAAAPDGYVYAYGLDGNWRDSFDDTVADPQSVFLARVPKRDVQNRGAWKFYTGSGWSSKIADRKPVLDDQRRLYEQTYGTNASNLSVISQGGVTYLAQQKRYVYTSWTEYTFEFYESPTPWGPWKHFMSKDFGGYPWSTSKYGGYGVTIPSKFVQPDGKTMYLQANVCPCGGGGIGTSVYNFNLRKLVLTPSSNAPADNLPGADNLAAPASGAVAISKSTKSGSLALLNDGSRTGSESDFDDEVKGASWWGYEWPARHKVNNVEFTSGAVSAEGGYFTGRPRVQVRQGGQWVEVGSQTVSPTYPGDASAGANTTYTITFPVQETDGVRVIGLPGGTRSYSTVSEVAVRYVSQLADGGFESTGSGKPAWLFEGTAANGVDRGLGFAHSGANNGWIRCTCTGWSALYQNVPVVPGTTYTFGSWVNASANLPADQGRFGVRAGTTDLANTTFGAGTGYVHHEVTVKVPPNIHELTVYAGFNAPNTDTWIQLDDFTVT; encoded by the coding sequence ATGAAGCGTGGGGCCTTGCTCGCTCTTCTGCCGCTGGTCTTCGGAGCGGCGACACTCCTGACCCAGTCCTCGAACCCGCAGGAGGCCGCCACTGTGAACGCGATCGGCACCGCCCAGGTGGAGTCGAAGGGTACGCCCAGCAAGAGTGACGGCGACCTGTGGCCGTCGTGTTGGGCCGGCAACGACAGGCTGTACGCCGCGAACGGCGACGGCAAGGGGTTCAGCGTCGACGGCGACTTCGCCGACATCGCGGTCAGCGAGATCACCGGTACGCCGGGAAACTTGTCCGGGGCAACGATCTCTCGCGCGGACCAGGTCGGGTCCGTCTGGAGCGGCGCCGGGTACAACCGGAAGCCGACCGGGATGGTGTGCGTCGGCGACACGATGTACCTCGCCGTACAGGACCTCGCGCTGGACTTCAACGACGTACCGGCCGCGACGATCCTGAAGTCGACCGACCACGGCCGGACCTGGACGTGGGACAAGTCGAAGCCGATGTTCAAGGACCACGTGTTCACGACGATCTGGTTCGCGGACTTCGGCAAGGGCGGCGCCGCGGCCCCCGACGGCTATGTGTACGCCTACGGGCTGGACGGGAACTGGCGGGACTCATTCGACGACACGGTCGCCGATCCGCAGTCGGTGTTCTTGGCGCGGGTGCCCAAGCGTGATGTGCAGAACCGGGGCGCGTGGAAGTTCTACACCGGGTCCGGGTGGTCGTCGAAGATCGCCGACCGCAAGCCGGTGCTCGACGACCAGCGGCGGTTGTACGAGCAGACGTACGGGACGAACGCGTCCAACTTGAGCGTGATCAGTCAGGGCGGCGTGACGTATCTGGCCCAGCAGAAGCGGTACGTGTACACGTCGTGGACGGAGTACACCTTCGAGTTCTACGAGTCGCCGACGCCGTGGGGGCCGTGGAAACACTTTATGAGCAAGGACTTCGGCGGGTATCCGTGGTCGACCTCGAAGTACGGCGGGTACGGCGTGACGATCCCGTCGAAGTTCGTGCAGCCGGACGGGAAGACGATGTACCTGCAGGCGAACGTGTGCCCGTGCGGTGGCGGCGGCATCGGTACGTCGGTCTACAACTTCAATCTGCGCAAGCTGGTACTCACTCCTTCGTCGAACGCGCCTGCCGACAACCTGCCGGGCGCTGACAACCTCGCCGCGCCTGCCAGTGGTGCGGTTGCGATCTCTAAGTCGACAAAGTCGGGCAGCCTCGCGTTGCTGAACGACGGCTCTCGCACCGGGAGCGAATCCGACTTCGACGACGAGGTGAAGGGTGCGTCGTGGTGGGGGTACGAGTGGCCCGCGCGGCACAAGGTGAACAACGTCGAGTTCACGTCCGGGGCCGTGTCGGCGGAGGGCGGGTACTTCACCGGACGGCCGCGGGTCCAGGTACGCCAGGGCGGGCAGTGGGTCGAGGTCGGGTCGCAGACCGTGTCGCCGACGTACCCGGGCGATGCGTCGGCCGGCGCGAACACGACGTACACGATCACGTTCCCGGTGCAGGAGACCGACGGGGTCCGGGTGATCGGGCTGCCCGGCGGGACGCGTTCGTACTCGACTGTTTCTGAGGTTGCTGTTCGCTACGTGTCGCAGCTCGCCGACGGCGGATTCGAGAGCACCGGCTCCGGCAAGCCGGCGTGGCTCTTCGAAGGTACGGCGGCCAACGGCGTCGACCGCGGCCTCGGCTTCGCACACTCCGGCGCGAACAACGGGTGGATCCGCTGCACGTGTACGGGCTGGAGCGCGCTGTACCAGAACGTTCCTGTTGTCCCCGGTACGACGTACACGTTCGGTTCCTGGGTCAACGCATCGGCGAACCTCCCAGCTGACCAGGGGCGCTTCGGCGTCCGCGCCGGAACAACCGACCTCGCAAACACCACCTTCGGCGCCGGCACCGGCTACGTACACCACGAGGTCACGGTGAAAGTCCCACCCAACATCCACGAACTCACCGTCTACGCCGGCTTCAACGCCCCCAACACCGACACCTGGATCCAACTAGACGACTTCACCGTCACCTGA
- a CDS encoding KpsF/GutQ family sugar-phosphate isomerase has translation MPNRASAHRTADELSRDLVARGLQAARDAIETEAAAVSALADRLDGVFLDVLVAVARCEGHLVVTGLGKSGLVGRKIAATLASTGTPATFIHSGDALHGDSGAVTSRDLVLALSASGETAEVCEFARMLRDRQIPVIAMTGREESTLAQLATYTLDTMVLREADPLNLAPTASTTASLAMGDALACALVVLREFSHHDFALFHPSGALGKRLSEDQA, from the coding sequence GTGCCGAACCGTGCGTCCGCCCACCGCACGGCCGACGAGCTGTCCAGAGACCTGGTGGCAAGGGGGCTGCAGGCGGCGCGGGACGCCATCGAAACCGAGGCCGCAGCCGTCTCGGCGCTCGCCGACCGCCTGGACGGGGTCTTCCTGGACGTGCTGGTCGCGGTCGCCCGATGCGAAGGTCACCTGGTGGTGACCGGCCTCGGCAAGTCCGGCCTGGTCGGACGAAAGATCGCGGCGACGCTCGCGAGCACCGGTACGCCGGCCACTTTCATCCACTCCGGCGACGCGTTGCACGGAGACTCCGGCGCGGTGACGTCACGCGATCTCGTCCTGGCATTGTCCGCATCCGGAGAGACGGCCGAGGTGTGCGAGTTCGCCCGGATGTTGCGGGACCGCCAGATCCCGGTGATCGCGATGACCGGACGCGAGGAGTCGACGCTGGCGCAACTGGCGACGTACACGCTGGACACGATGGTTCTCCGCGAGGCGGATCCGTTGAACCTGGCGCCGACCGCGTCGACGACCGCCTCACTCGCGATGGGCGACGCGCTCGCGTGCGCACTCGTCGTACTGCGGGAGTTCAGTCATCACGACTTCGCGCTGTTCCACCCGTCCGGTGCCTTGGGCAAGCGTCTCTCGGAGGACCAGGCATGA